DNA from Ictalurus punctatus breed USDA103 chromosome 7, Coco_2.0, whole genome shotgun sequence:
tgtgtgtgtgtgtgtgtgtgtagagctgaAGGAGGCTCAGAAGAGGAGGAGGCAGTTGGAGGAGAGAGTGCGATTAGAGGAGAGTATCGGCAACGCAGCACTCACCTGGAGTCAAGAGATCCTGCCAAACTGGCACAGCGTgtacacactgtctcactcacacacacactgtctcactcacacacacactgtctcactcacacacacactgtctcactcacacacacactgtctcacacacacacacactgtctcacgcacacacactgtctcactcacacacacactgtctcacacacacacactgtctcacgcacacacactgtctcactcacacacacactgtctcacacacacacacactgtctcacacacacacacactgtctcacgcacacacactgtctcacacgcacacacactgtctctcacacacacacactgtctcacgcacacacactgtctcacacgcacacacactgtctctcacacacacacactgtctcacacacacacacacactgtctcacacacacacactgtctcacacacacgcacactgtctcacacacacacacacacactgtctcacacacgcacactgtctGACACGcgcacactgtctcacacacacgcacactgtctCACGCACTGTCTCACACGcgcacactgtctcacacacacacactgtctcacacacgcacactgtctcacacacacacactgtctcacgcACTGTCTCACAGACGCACACTGTCTCACAGacgcacactgtctcacacgcacactgtctcacacacacactgtctcacagacacacacgcacactgtctcacacacacgcacactgtctcacacacgcacactgtctcacgcactgtctcacacacgcacactgtctcacacacacactgtctcacacacacactgtctcacagacacacacgcacactgtctcacacacacgcacactgtctcacacacgcacactgtctcacgcactgtctcacacacgcacactgtctcacacacgcacactgtctcacacacgcacactgtctctcacacgcacactgtctcacacacgcacactgtctctcacacgcacactgtctctcacacgcacactgtctcacacgcacacacacacacacacacacactgtctcacgcactgtctcacacacgcacactgtctcacacacgcacactgtctcacgcactgtctcacacacgcacactgtctcacgcactgtctcacacacgcacactgtctcacacgcacactgtctcacacgcacactgtctcacacacgcacactgtctcacacacgcacactgtctcacacacgcactgtCTGACGcgcacactctctcacacgcacactgtctcacacacgcacactgtctcacacacgcacactgtctctcacacgcacactgtctcacacgtacactgtctcacacacacacactgtctcacacacgcacactgtctcacacacgcacactgtctcacacacgcacactgtctcacacgtacactgtctcacacacacacactgtctctcacacgcacactgtctcacacgtacactgtctcacacacgcacactgtctCGCACGCACACTGTCTCACGCacgcacactgtctcacacgtacactgtctcacacacgcacactgtctcacacatacactgtctcacacacgcacactgtctctcacacgcacactgtctctcacacgcacactgtctcacacacgcacactgtctctcacacgcacactgtctctcacacacactctcacacacactctcacacacacacactgtctcacacacacacaccctcacacacaccctcacacacaccctctcacacactttctctcacacactgtcatacactctctcacattctctctcacacacacactctcacacacaccctcacacacaccctcacacacaccctcacacacactctctctcacacactgtcatacacactctcacacacacactttctctcacacacactctcacacacacactttctctcacacactgtcatacactctctcacattctctctcacacacactctctcacacacacacacactctctctctcacacacacacacacacacacacacacacacactctcacacacaatgaAACTTCATACAAGCCATATCAGtgcataatctctctctctctctctctctctctctctctctctcaggcacaGCTCTAAGCGAGTGAGGGATTTGTGGTGGCAGGGAATTCCCCCGAGTGTAAGAGGACGAGTGTGGAGCCTCGCTATAGGCAACGAGCTCAACATCACACacggtgggtgtgtgtgtgtgtgtgtgtgtgtgtgtgtgtgtattaatgattatagtaatgaatgtgattgtaagTTTAGAGATTTGTATCAACTGTCCATTAtcccttcaaaaaaaaaacctgtttaatGATGCTTTTCTTTAacgttttaaaaaatctattattTATCACTGAAAAGGAAATGCTATCTATTTCagttatatcattatattaatgACATCATTAGATTCCCCGCTTGTTCTCACCGGTGTGGGATTGTTTCATCATCAGTGCTGAGCTCAAACACACTGATCAACAAACTCACACTTCTGCTCTACAAAAGAATCTTTAATGAAACATAACTTCTATTGTGTAGTGATTTCCCCACCTGCTGGTGAAGTGTTCGCCTGGCACCCTCATACTGTACACCTGTGATATTTACCACTTGGTTTTCatacgattaaaaaaaaaataactgtaataacagttttattttattacttcatGAGATTTTAATGACTCTGGATAATATTTGACTGCATATTTGTGtaattttgtcttcttttttatGTTCAGGGATATTTG
Protein-coding regions in this window:
- the LOC108267705 gene encoding uncharacterized protein LOC108267705 isoform X1, producing MCRSVIKQHNTEEGMDTEDTMRNPDGKDFHAAENGSVVGSHTPDLLRGVCLSSTPLYCRSASATASLHSASCGEEEEQHSVESQDSGIPTLELSSPEGTEESHSTDRHRDAPATLKLETTGEGGASSQVRGGALSYRDSTSVCSTSSLSTDFSATLSIGNDDGAGDFVVTSDSSAVVDFHDCSDFSRFPQAPPINSAHGHRHNEVATKKESPIVSFFNRSLFSKKGRDAGGPSAHSEPNRRLFGRDSPRPTQRVLKENEKAGDSASPRQSVRKHLEFEPLSTTALILEHRPANLPAKPAEEAQKHKQQYEEMVAQAKKRELKEAQKRRRQLEERVRLEESIGNAALTWSQEILPNWHSVYTLSHSHTHCLTHTHTVSLTHTLSHSHTHCLTHTHTVSRTHTVSLTHTLSHTHTLSHAHTLSHSHTHCLTHTHTVSHTHTLSHAHTLSHTHTHCLSHTHTVSRTHTVSHAHTLSLTHTHCLTHTHTLSHTHTLSHTHAHCLTHTHTHCLTHAHCLTRAHCLTHTHTVSRTVSHAHTVSHTHTVSHTHTVSHTHTVSRTVSQTHTVSQTHTVSHAHCLTHTLSHRHTRTLSHTHAHCLTHAHCLTHCLTHAHCLTHTLSHTHTVSQTHTHTVSHTRTLSHTRTLSHALSHTRTLSHTRTLSHTRTLSLTRTLSHTRTLSLTRTLSLTRTLSHTHTHTHTHTVSRTVSHTHTVSHTHTVSRTVSHTHTVSRTVSHTHTVSHAHCLTRTLSHTRTLSHTRTLSHTRTV